A region from the Pirellulaceae bacterium genome encodes:
- a CDS encoding MoxR family ATPase translates to MATDSASLIHDLGNNIAQVVLGKVEVIRLCLVALLSGEHVLLEDVPGVGKTLVAKALSKSVNGSFSRVQFTPDLLPSDIIGSSIYDANTGSFDFNAGPIFSNVVLADEINRTPPRTQSALLEAMSDGQASVDGTTHQLPEPFIVIATQNPFEFEGTYPLPESQLDRFLIRISMGYPDRDEERQVLLNHRDAEPVSLLKPVITSEQIVELQSAVRQITVEESIYDYLLDIVTATRECKELHVGVSTRGAICFYRASQALAKIDGRSYVTPDDIKHLAIPVLAHRVVRKGYSNGNQRAAVEKLIQRLVEDVRAPS, encoded by the coding sequence ATGGCAACTGATTCAGCCAGCTTGATTCATGATCTGGGAAACAACATCGCCCAGGTCGTCCTCGGCAAAGTCGAGGTGATTCGACTCTGCTTGGTGGCACTGCTATCCGGCGAACATGTGCTGTTGGAAGATGTGCCCGGCGTGGGCAAAACACTGGTTGCGAAAGCGTTATCCAAAAGCGTTAACGGCTCATTTTCTCGAGTTCAATTCACACCCGACTTACTGCCGAGTGACATTATTGGCAGCAGCATTTACGACGCAAACACAGGCAGCTTCGACTTCAATGCTGGGCCGATTTTTTCCAACGTCGTCTTGGCAGACGAGATCAATCGCACACCTCCCCGCACACAGAGCGCTTTACTGGAAGCGATGAGCGACGGCCAAGCTTCCGTCGACGGGACGACGCACCAACTACCAGAACCATTCATCGTCATCGCGACACAGAATCCGTTTGAGTTCGAAGGCACTTATCCGCTCCCGGAAAGTCAGCTCGATCGTTTCCTCATTCGGATCTCGATGGGTTACCCCGACCGTGATGAAGAACGTCAAGTTTTACTTAATCATCGCGATGCTGAACCGGTCAGCCTACTAAAGCCTGTTATCACGTCGGAGCAAATCGTCGAACTCCAGTCAGCCGTTCGGCAGATCACCGTCGAAGAATCAATTTACGACTATTTATTGGATATTGTGACAGCGACACGAGAATGCAAGGAACTCCATGTTGGCGTGAGCACACGTGGAGCTATCTGTTTCTATCGAGCGTCTCAAGCGCTCGCAAAGATCGATGGTCGATCGTACGTCACGCCAGATGACATCAAGCATCTGGCCATTCCTGTGCTCGCGCATCGCGTGGTCCGGAAGGGATATTCAAACGGTAACCAGCGCGCGGCCGTGGAGAAACTTATCCAACGATTAGTCGAAGATGTACGGGCTCCCAGCTAA
- the hemG gene encoding protoporphyrinogen oxidase, which produces MSSSSWRLYPRGTLSYHEEVNTQEAKKPAIAVIGGGMSGLAAAHRFAERKPDWSVTLFDGSDQLGGVLRTHFQEGYLLEQAADNFLRGPTAPWAENLCQRIGFSDQLISTNQKFRGAKVCWRGKLYPVPAGFQLMAPSRLTPLLTSGLLSPWGKLRLICEPLIREPRDAGEESLAEFATRRLGREAFQRLVEPLVAGIYTADPAQLSVQAALPQMVELVREHGSLYRGMQHRKKQSSQSSKTRGARYSLFVAPKRGMSSLVEAIESRLKQTSIRTHCAVKEITAADQDRWHVVTETTRELFDGVVAATPTRISAKIFKRTLPQLSQNLQAISSASSAVVCVAYRKQEIGRPLNAFGCVVPSQENRQILAISCPSLKFPGRAPEGLELFRVFVGGALQPELLEQSDEQLVTLVQQQLQELLKVKSPPLFQRVFRWREAMPQYVVGHRERIRCIDRSVPESGTLQLAGNGFTGVGIPQCVQQGETAAERLIQALSASCDLP; this is translated from the coding sequence TTGTCGAGTTCCTCATGGCGTCTGTATCCTCGAGGAACTCTGTCTTATCATGAGGAGGTGAACACACAAGAAGCCAAAAAGCCAGCGATTGCCGTAATTGGGGGCGGAATGAGCGGTTTAGCTGCCGCGCATCGTTTCGCGGAACGTAAGCCGGATTGGTCGGTTACGTTGTTTGACGGCTCCGATCAGCTGGGAGGCGTCCTGCGAACACATTTTCAGGAAGGTTATCTGCTGGAACAAGCGGCAGATAATTTTTTGCGGGGGCCAACGGCCCCCTGGGCTGAAAATCTTTGTCAACGAATCGGTTTTTCCGATCAGCTGATTTCCACCAATCAAAAGTTTCGCGGAGCCAAGGTTTGTTGGCGCGGAAAGTTGTACCCTGTGCCAGCCGGTTTTCAGTTGATGGCCCCTTCGCGATTAACACCTCTTTTGACCTCCGGGTTGCTCTCGCCGTGGGGTAAGTTGAGGTTGATTTGCGAACCCCTGATTCGTGAGCCTCGCGACGCGGGCGAGGAGTCGTTGGCTGAGTTCGCGACAAGGCGATTGGGGCGGGAGGCATTTCAACGACTTGTAGAACCCTTGGTTGCCGGCATCTACACGGCAGATCCGGCGCAATTGAGCGTGCAGGCGGCTTTGCCTCAAATGGTCGAATTAGTTCGAGAGCACGGTAGTCTTTATCGAGGTATGCAGCACCGGAAAAAACAAAGTTCGCAATCGTCCAAGACGCGGGGAGCTCGTTATAGCTTGTTCGTTGCCCCCAAGCGCGGAATGTCTTCCTTGGTTGAGGCGATTGAAAGTCGCCTCAAACAAACATCAATCCGCACCCATTGTGCCGTCAAGGAAATCACCGCTGCAGATCAGGATCGATGGCATGTGGTAACCGAAACGACGCGAGAATTGTTTGACGGTGTCGTGGCCGCGACCCCGACTCGCATCTCCGCCAAAATTTTCAAGCGGACGCTGCCTCAGCTTTCACAAAACTTGCAAGCGATTTCCTCGGCCAGTTCGGCGGTTGTCTGTGTCGCTTACCGCAAGCAGGAAATCGGTCGTCCTTTGAACGCATTTGGTTGTGTTGTTCCGTCTCAGGAAAATCGGCAGATTTTAGCGATCAGTTGTCCAAGCTTGAAGTTTCCAGGGCGGGCACCCGAGGGACTTGAACTGTTTCGCGTGTTTGTCGGCGGTGCGCTGCAACCCGAGCTACTGGAACAATCGGATGAACAACTCGTGACGCTCGTCCAGCAGCAACTTCAAGAGTTACTCAAGGTTAAATCCCCACCCCTCTTCCAACGAGTTTTTCGCTGGCGCGAAGCGATGCCACAATATGTGGTCGGTCATCGGGAACGCATTCG
- a CDS encoding terpene cyclase/mutase family protein codes for MASQFFRSEDGDSTLDPSAGDFNPPAAPLPVLDLNSSGPLPLNYLDREPRAKHMVRVASLNGIEIDSNSILCDCPDCGAPMAIRVWLMLADCWSCGISIELTELQRRLIEHRAPSRRPVLAAGGSTGSLDRPLRSRGPAKGNDRRTVSPGAGYESPHIRPAVKLAVPVQAATVLREPPRQPSRTVRASVVPARRRSLGTLLTDIPAWLVSLLLHLGLLTLLALLTMSEESSLKQILLSTAVSRDVREGGRVEVKPDVVPDYDLPVPEEDRPRNQRQKQALVLADQEARQIRLDANADDPYLAPLEKIRETIGSAKSQRTFAVRDPRVRVEMVKREGGTTLTEAAVARGLRWLSRHQSENGSWSLDRFAHCETCRGRCKGRGSIVSDSAATSLSLLPFLGAGQTHLTGIYRDQVARGLRWLIENQGANGDLRIDSQGTSGMYAHGQGAIVLCEAYAMTGDEMLRDPAQRAIDFIVEAQHPVGGWRYRPGEAGDTSVLGWQVMALQSARIAGLQVPEETLELAGQYLDTVRDRDGFSYSYQRKRSPDHVMTAEAILCRMYTGWTFDDPGMQAGVTNLVERFPPQRKKPNIYYWYYASQVMHHAGGVDWERWNRRLREILVQTQLKSGHEAGSWQPRGPHAQAGGRIYMTALAICTLEVYYRHAPIFRRLDLTVEADLE; via the coding sequence ATGGCTTCTCAGTTTTTTCGTTCAGAAGACGGCGATTCGACGCTCGACCCGAGTGCTGGGGATTTCAATCCGCCCGCTGCGCCGCTGCCCGTTCTTGATTTAAATTCCTCCGGACCGTTACCCCTGAATTATTTAGATCGGGAGCCCCGAGCGAAGCACATGGTTCGCGTCGCGTCCCTGAATGGGATCGAGATCGATAGTAACTCGATCCTTTGTGATTGCCCCGATTGCGGCGCTCCGATGGCGATTCGAGTCTGGTTGATGTTGGCTGATTGTTGGTCCTGTGGAATTAGTATCGAGTTGACGGAGCTTCAACGGCGTTTAATCGAACATCGGGCGCCGAGTCGTCGTCCCGTGTTGGCTGCGGGCGGATCCACTGGCTCATTGGATCGTCCGCTACGCTCGCGCGGACCTGCGAAGGGCAACGACCGTCGTACTGTGAGTCCTGGCGCGGGCTACGAATCACCCCACATCCGACCGGCGGTCAAGTTGGCGGTGCCGGTACAAGCCGCGACCGTATTGCGAGAGCCTCCGCGCCAGCCGAGTCGCACTGTTCGTGCGTCGGTTGTGCCCGCTCGCCGGCGGAGCCTGGGAACACTCTTGACCGACATTCCGGCTTGGCTCGTTAGTTTGTTGTTGCACTTGGGCTTGTTGACTCTGTTAGCGCTGTTAACGATGTCGGAAGAATCCTCGCTGAAACAGATTTTGCTGTCGACGGCTGTCAGTCGCGATGTTCGGGAAGGAGGGCGGGTCGAAGTCAAACCCGATGTAGTACCCGACTATGATTTGCCGGTTCCGGAGGAGGATCGGCCGCGTAACCAGCGGCAAAAGCAGGCGTTAGTCTTGGCGGATCAAGAAGCGCGGCAGATCCGTTTGGACGCGAATGCCGATGATCCTTATCTTGCTCCATTGGAAAAAATTAGAGAGACGATTGGATCAGCTAAATCCCAACGAACGTTTGCAGTTCGCGATCCTCGCGTTCGGGTGGAAATGGTGAAGCGTGAAGGTGGCACGACGTTGACCGAGGCGGCTGTAGCGCGCGGTCTGCGCTGGCTCTCACGGCATCAGAGCGAAAATGGCAGTTGGAGTTTAGATCGTTTTGCCCACTGCGAAACGTGTCGAGGTCGCTGCAAGGGGCGGGGCAGCATTGTGAGCGACTCGGCGGCAACCTCTTTAAGTTTGTTGCCGTTCTTGGGTGCTGGCCAGACCCACCTGACAGGGATCTATCGAGATCAAGTTGCTCGTGGCCTTCGCTGGTTGATTGAAAATCAGGGAGCGAATGGCGATTTGAGGATCGACTCGCAAGGTACCTCTGGCATGTATGCGCATGGACAAGGGGCGATTGTTTTGTGCGAAGCCTACGCGATGACCGGCGACGAAATGTTGCGGGATCCCGCACAGCGAGCGATTGACTTCATTGTGGAGGCGCAGCATCCGGTGGGGGGATGGCGTTATCGACCTGGTGAGGCGGGTGACACGAGTGTGCTTGGTTGGCAAGTCATGGCGTTGCAGAGTGCTCGTATCGCTGGACTTCAGGTTCCAGAGGAAACGCTTGAATTGGCCGGCCAATATCTGGATACTGTCCGAGACCGTGATGGGTTTTCTTACTCCTATCAAAGAAAACGTTCGCCAGATCATGTCATGACGGCAGAAGCGATCTTGTGTCGTATGTACACAGGATGGACATTCGATGATCCTGGGATGCAAGCTGGCGTCACGAATTTGGTGGAACGGTTTCCACCCCAACGCAAAAAACCAAATATCTATTATTGGTACTACGCTTCGCAAGTCATGCATCATGCGGGTGGCGTAGATTGGGAGCGTTGGAATCGTCGTCTCCGAGAAATTCTTGTGCAGACCCAATTAAAGAGCGGACATGAGGCAGGCAGTTGGCAGCCTCGCGGTCCCCATGCTCAAGCGGGCGGTCGGATTTACATGACGGCGTTAGCCATCTGTACGCTTGAGGTTTATTACCGTCATGCCCCCATCTTTCGACGGTTAGATCTGACGGTCGAAGCTGACCTTGAGTAG
- a CDS encoding DUF58 domain-containing protein, whose product MAKRIHISIPKETWVYLMILGVVIVGAIIREINLLIILSGLLFGPLCISWYLVRSTLKGIKIERKFPNSVFPGELLLVDVDLKNDKRRLDSWALIYGDGISHANPRREIPRKSVQCLVPYVKAKATERTTYRCRLWERGRYRLGPAALSTKMPLGLLRGDTTISRTDEFLVLPQIGRLTGQWKHLVQVDRPGQRSWHRRQGQIEGDFYGLRDWRSGDCRRWIHWRSSAKRNQPVVRQFEQLRTRDFIILLDLCFDEALDPAAKRTQSLAAERAISFAATVITEQVHQGSGQLTLGIASEQARMIRGPSSSALLNESLELLAEARATSTDCLNDLLSQVIGQLNRDDQVVLVSTRKTGFLDPTRIAGDQIDSEQRTRFAQSICIDTSDPSFSELFEIDALEELASSDK is encoded by the coding sequence ATGGCAAAACGCATCCACATTTCCATTCCGAAAGAAACCTGGGTGTATCTCATGATTCTCGGTGTTGTGATCGTGGGTGCGATCATCCGTGAAATCAACCTTCTGATTATTCTCTCAGGACTCTTGTTTGGGCCGTTATGTATTAGCTGGTACTTGGTTCGTTCCACCTTAAAGGGGATCAAGATCGAGCGGAAATTCCCCAACTCCGTTTTCCCGGGTGAGCTTCTATTGGTTGACGTCGATCTCAAGAATGACAAACGGCGACTGGATAGTTGGGCTTTGATTTACGGAGACGGAATTAGCCACGCCAATCCCAGGCGAGAGATTCCCCGCAAATCCGTTCAATGCTTAGTTCCCTATGTGAAGGCAAAGGCCACCGAACGAACGACCTATCGTTGCCGACTCTGGGAACGGGGCCGCTATCGTCTGGGGCCAGCGGCACTTTCAACCAAAATGCCGTTGGGATTGTTACGCGGTGACACGACCATTTCGCGGACCGATGAATTTTTGGTGCTCCCGCAGATCGGCAGGTTGACGGGTCAATGGAAGCACTTAGTCCAGGTCGATCGACCCGGTCAACGGAGCTGGCATCGCAGGCAGGGCCAGATCGAGGGCGACTTTTATGGCCTGCGAGACTGGCGTTCCGGTGACTGTCGTCGCTGGATCCACTGGCGCTCATCGGCAAAACGAAATCAGCCGGTGGTCCGACAGTTTGAGCAACTCCGAACACGCGACTTCATCATCCTGCTGGACCTTTGCTTCGACGAAGCCCTCGATCCGGCAGCAAAACGGACCCAATCACTGGCCGCCGAACGGGCCATTAGTTTCGCAGCCACCGTCATCACAGAACAGGTGCACCAGGGCTCAGGACAGTTGACATTGGGCATCGCTTCCGAACAAGCTCGCATGATACGAGGACCTAGCAGCTCGGCGTTACTGAATGAATCTCTGGAGTTATTGGCTGAAGCTCGCGCAACCTCAACAGATTGTTTGAATGACTTACTTTCACAAGTGATCGGTCAACTGAATCGAGACGATCAAGTCGTCTTGGTTTCAACTCGCAAGACCGGCTTTCTCGATCCGACGCGAATTGCTGGCGATCAAATTGACTCTGAGCAGCGCACCCGCTTCGCTCAATCAATCTGCATCGACACTTCCGATCCATCGTTTTCGGAGCTATTCGAAATCGATGCTCTCGAGGAGCTTGCCAGCTCGGACAAATAA
- the fhcD gene encoding formylmethanofuran--tetrahydromethanopterin N-formyltransferase, giving the protein MKLGETTIDDTFAEAFGMKYSRLIITAHDQHWLDAAMREFTGFSSSVIACDLETGVELQIPPDSTPDGRPGASVLCFGFSRDALAEAIPIRTGQCLMTCPSTAVFDGLANQEKRIPLGKHIRFFGDGFQKSKVVGSQRFWRIPVMDGEFLVQDQIGVAQGVAGGNIIIQATTQVAALESAARAVSAITGLAGTITPFPGGVARSGSKVGSKYKALKASTSDPYCPTLRGRVATKLFDGVNSALEIVIDGVDEAAVGEAMSVGMRAAAGDQIVAISAGNYGGQLGKHHFHLQKLCDSNNL; this is encoded by the coding sequence TTGAAGCTTGGCGAAACCACGATCGATGACACCTTCGCCGAAGCATTCGGCATGAAGTACAGCCGTCTTATCATTACAGCTCATGATCAGCACTGGCTTGACGCGGCGATGCGAGAATTCACCGGATTCAGTTCATCCGTGATCGCATGTGATCTCGAAACGGGTGTCGAACTGCAAATACCGCCCGATTCAACACCGGACGGTCGCCCTGGAGCCTCCGTCTTGTGTTTTGGGTTTTCCCGCGATGCATTGGCAGAAGCGATCCCAATCCGCACAGGACAATGCCTAATGACCTGTCCGAGCACCGCTGTGTTTGACGGCCTTGCGAATCAGGAAAAACGTATTCCATTAGGCAAACACATTCGTTTTTTCGGGGATGGTTTCCAGAAAAGCAAGGTCGTCGGCTCGCAGCGTTTCTGGCGTATCCCAGTCATGGACGGCGAGTTTTTGGTACAAGATCAGATCGGTGTTGCTCAAGGTGTGGCTGGCGGCAACATCATCATCCAAGCCACTACCCAAGTCGCTGCTTTAGAATCCGCCGCACGAGCCGTCTCAGCGATCACCGGTTTGGCAGGCACCATCACCCCCTTCCCAGGGGGCGTTGCTCGCAGCGGAAGCAAGGTAGGATCGAAGTACAAGGCACTCAAGGCATCGACCAGTGACCCCTACTGCCCCACACTACGAGGCCGCGTAGCAACAAAGTTGTTCGATGGAGTGAATAGCGCGCTAGAAATCGTGATTGACGGTGTCGATGAAGCCGCGGTGGGCGAAGCAATGTCCGTAGGGATGCGCGCGGCGGCGGGAGACCAGATTGTTGCAATCAGCGCGGGTAATTATGGCGGGCAACTCGGAAAGCATCATTTTCACCTGCAAAAGCTCTGTGATTCGAACAACCTGTGA